The DNA region CTGGGCGTGCGGCGCGACTATTTGCTCATCCAGTACGCCCCGCCCGACATCCTGCTGGTGCCGACCGACCAGATTGACCGCTTACAGAAGTACATCGGTTCGGAGGACAACCCGCCCGAGATACACCGACTCGGCGGTTCGGAGTGGGCACTGACCAAGCGACGCGCGAAGGCGAAGGCGCGCAAGATAGCGGAAGAGCTCATCCGCCTGTACGCCGCGCGAGAGGCTGCCGAACGCCCGCCCTACAGCCCCGACACCCCGTGGCAGCAGGAGATGGAGTCGGCGTTTCCGTATGAGGAGACCCCTGACCAGCGGCGCGCCATCCTGGAAGTGAAGCGGGACATGGAAGGCAGCCGCAAGCCGATGGACCGGCTCATCTGCGGCGATGTGGGCTTTGGCAAGACGGAAGTGGCTATCCGCGCGGCGTTCAAGGCGGTGATGGAGGGCAAGCAGGTTGCGGTCATCTGTCCCACCACCGTGCTTGCCGCGCAGCACTACAACACCTTCCGCGAACGCTTTGCCGCTTACCCCATCCGGGTGGAGCTGCTGAACCGCTTCCGCAGCCCGAAAGAGCAAAGAGAGGTGGTAGAAGGGCTGCGCGTGGGGGCGGTGGATGTGGTGATTGGTACGCACCGCCTGCTTTCAAAGGATGTGCAGTTCCACAATCTGGGCTTGCTGGTAGTGGACGAGGAGCAACGCTTCGGCGTGGCGCAGAAGGAGCATCTCAAACGCCTGCGCACCCAGGTGGATGTTTTGACCCTGACCGCTACGCCCATCCCGCGCACCCTGCACATGGCGCTGGGTGGACTGCGGGCGATGAGCGTCATCAACGACCCCCCGTTCGGGCGACTGCCCATCCGCACCATCGTGCGCCCGTACGATGACGACGTGGTGCGCGAAGCCATCCTGCGCGAGCTGGAGCGGGGTGGACAGGTGTATTACGTGCATAACCGCGTGCAGAGCATCTATCACGTCGCCCAGCATGTGCAGGAGCTGGTGCCTTTCGCCCGCATCCGTGTGGCGCACGGACAGATGCCCGATGACGAGCTGGAAGAGGTGATGCTGGGCTTCTACCACCACGATTTCGACGTGCTGGTCTGCACCACGATTATCGAGAACGGGCTGGACGTGCCCAACGCCAACACCTTGATCGTGGAGCGGGCGCACCGCCTGGGGCTGGCGCAACTCTATCAGCTGCGCGGTCGAGTAGGACGCAGCGACCGCCAGGCGTATGCCTACTTCTTCTACCGCAACGACGCCAAACTGGACGAGCGCGCCCAGCAACGCCTGAACGCCCTGCGCGAGTTCGCCGGTCTGGGTTCCGGGCTGAAACTGGCGATGCGTGATCTGGAGATTCGCGGCGCGGGCAACCTGCTGGGCGCAGAGCAGCACGGCGCGATGGTCTCGGTGGGCTTCGAGCTGTACGCCGAGATGCTGGCGGAAGCCATCCGGGAGCTGCGCGGTCAACCAGAGGAGACTTTCTACCTGCCGCCGGTGGACGTGCCGGTCAACGTCTACATCCCCGCCAGCTACATCGCCGATGAGTCGCAGCGTATCTTCTTCTACAAGAAGATGGCAGCGGTACGCAAAGTGGAAGATGTGGTCGAGATCGAGGCGGAGCTGCGCGACCGTTTCGGTCCACTGCCGGAGGTGGTGCAGAACGCGCTGTGGCTGCTGAGATTGCGTCTGCAGGCGGCGCGGATTGGCATCGCGGAGGTGAAGGCAGACAGGCAGTGGGCGAATATCCGGTTTGCCGGTCATGTGCGCCTGACCCCGCAGGCGGTGCGCGCGCTCACACACGTCTATCGCCAGCATCAGTTTACGGGCGAGGGGGTGCGGTTATCACTGGCTGGTAACAGCTCGCCGCTCGCCGCTTTGGCGGATATGTTTGACCTGCTGGAAAACGCCCTGGGACAGAGGGAAAAGGTATGAAGCACTACGATCCATCGCCTGCACGGAACCTGAACCAGCCTGTCAGCGCGTACGCGGTGCGCCATATCGGCGGCTTCCGCGTGCTGGTGCATCGCGAGGTATTGACGCACCCGGCGGAGGCAAAGGAGGCTCTGCGAGAGGTGGACGCACAGATTTGCCAGATTATTCGCGCGGTGCCCCCGCAACCATTGCAGGCACTGCGTCGGGTGCGCATCTGGCTGGAATGGGAGAACAACCCGCACGGCGCAGCGGAGTACCATCCCTCCGCTGAGTGGCTGCGTGAACACGGCTACAACCCCGAAAAAGCCGGGAGCGTGGAAATCAACAACGCCCGCAACTTCGTCAGATGGTCGCGCGGGGAACAGCCGTGGATGCTGTTGCACGAACTGGCGCACGCCTGTCACCATCAGGTGCTGGGATATGAGAACCGGATGGTGCTGATTGCCTATCAGCACGCCGTGCGACGCGGATTGTACGAGCAGGTGGAG from Bacillota bacterium includes:
- the mfd gene encoding transcription-repair coupling factor, producing the protein MDVARLQEVRLSIRALPGVRVFVHLLSPQSLRTEFTDVSGNLLPLLVAFRLDEAQGLTCVLVADEQRAQTLASDLAAMGVPEEQVVVLPSMLGELFEDTPPDLHLIGSRIESLWKVATGQARVLIATAQSLLEPTLPPGALREAAFTLRKSDTVDMDWLMRQLVVLGYEREEMVAQRGQFSRRGGILDIFPVHADEPVRLEFFGDEIDRLQPFDPDSQRASGHLNECVMTPAREVIWGEADVEGAVRKLQHLLEETLHDLIQEGNERAPDALRQRIEDDLLRLQNRVAFERLEHYIALLHPVVDALQYLPPDCLLVVEEPLQAQTIYHQSSRDALDVLTHRVKRGEMLPLEKLWQTAPMAVPQPDGFPTVLRHILQNRQWLAVSSIPSPRELLPKGKEEELNARALPGYRGQLPALIGTIRNWLQSQCVVIVATEQPHRVTEILEEHDLFPTAIPADGEQGALAVVHARLSSGFLWERARLVVLTDAELFGASRLRILRRRVHEGIPLSSILDLRPGDYVVHIHHGIGIYRGITQREVLGVRRDYLLIQYAPPDILLVPTDQIDRLQKYIGSEDNPPEIHRLGGSEWALTKRRAKAKARKIAEELIRLYAAREAAERPPYSPDTPWQQEMESAFPYEETPDQRRAILEVKRDMEGSRKPMDRLICGDVGFGKTEVAIRAAFKAVMEGKQVAVICPTTVLAAQHYNTFRERFAAYPIRVELLNRFRSPKEQREVVEGLRVGAVDVVIGTHRLLSKDVQFHNLGLLVVDEEQRFGVAQKEHLKRLRTQVDVLTLTATPIPRTLHMALGGLRAMSVINDPPFGRLPIRTIVRPYDDDVVREAILRELERGGQVYYVHNRVQSIYHVAQHVQELVPFARIRVAHGQMPDDELEEVMLGFYHHDFDVLVCTTIIENGLDVPNANTLIVERAHRLGLAQLYQLRGRVGRSDRQAYAYFFYRNDAKLDERAQQRLNALREFAGLGSGLKLAMRDLEIRGAGNLLGAEQHGAMVSVGFELYAEMLAEAIRELRGQPEETFYLPPVDVPVNVYIPASYIADESQRIFFYKKMAAVRKVEDVVEIEAELRDRFGPLPEVVQNALWLLRLRLQAARIGIAEVKADRQWANIRFAGHVRLTPQAVRALTHVYRQHQFTGEGVRLSLAGNSSPLAALADMFDLLENALGQREKV